In Mus caroli chromosome 19, CAROLI_EIJ_v1.1, whole genome shotgun sequence, a genomic segment contains:
- the C19H11orf86 gene encoding uncharacterized protein C11orf86 homolog isoform X2, translating to MGTSLRSQSFREPRPSYGRLHESQGRSLDGRLHRALSLRLGREKSRSQGPDGTEGLEVSVQERLPGTLGDTEQLIQGQRGGGSRRWLRQYQQVKRRWRSFVASFPSVTLSQPASPETLLDTNS from the exons ATGGGGACCAGCCTGCGCAGTCAGTCCTTCCGAGAACCCCGGCCCTCCTATGGGAGGCTCCATGAGTCCCAGgggaggtctctggatggccGACTCCACCGAGCACTGAGCCTCAGACTGGGCCGTGAGAAGTCCAGGTCGCAGGGCCCCGATGGCACGGAAGGGCTGGAGGTCTCTGTCCAGGAGCGGCTGCCAGGGACCCTGGGAGACACAGAGCAGCTGATCCAAGgccagagaggaggaggcagccggCGGTGGCTGAGACAGTACCAACAG GTGAAAAGAAGGTGGAGGAGTTTTGTCGCCAGCTTCCCCAGTGTGACCCTGAGTCAACCAGCCTCCCCAGAGACCTTGTTGGACACCAACAGCTAG
- the C19H11orf86 gene encoding uncharacterized protein C11orf86 homolog isoform X1, producing MGTSLRSQSFREPRPSYGRLHESQGRSLDGRLHRALSLRLGREKSRSQGPDGTEGLEVSVQERLPGTLGDTEQLIQGQRGGGSRRWLRQYQQQVKRRWRSFVASFPSVTLSQPASPETLLDTNS from the exons ATGGGGACCAGCCTGCGCAGTCAGTCCTTCCGAGAACCCCGGCCCTCCTATGGGAGGCTCCATGAGTCCCAGgggaggtctctggatggccGACTCCACCGAGCACTGAGCCTCAGACTGGGCCGTGAGAAGTCCAGGTCGCAGGGCCCCGATGGCACGGAAGGGCTGGAGGTCTCTGTCCAGGAGCGGCTGCCAGGGACCCTGGGAGACACAGAGCAGCTGATCCAAGgccagagaggaggaggcagccggCGGTGGCTGAGACAGTACCAACAG CAGGTGAAAAGAAGGTGGAGGAGTTTTGTCGCCAGCTTCCCCAGTGTGACCCTGAGTCAACCAGCCTCCCCAGAGACCTTGTTGGACACCAACAGCTAG